A single window of Flavobacterium sp. 140616W15 DNA harbors:
- a CDS encoding MBL fold metallo-hydrolase: MKVYFLGTGTSQGIPIIGVDHPVCKSTDAKDKRLRVSIWISWDNHSYVIDCGPDFRQQMLACNCQKLDAILFTHEHADHTAGLDDIRPFNFRQGEMPIYAHQRVIDNLKRRFDYVFETVNKYPGAPSVKTIEVINDEPFAVGNKIAIPVNVMHGDLQVFGYRIDDFAYLTDVKTIEDAEIDKLKNLKVLVINALRVEPHDTHFNLQEALDFITLVQPEVAYLTHISHVLGFHEEVQKMLPKNVYLAYDNLEITI; the protein is encoded by the coding sequence TTGAAGGTATATTTTTTAGGCACAGGTACATCTCAAGGCATTCCGATAATAGGGGTTGATCATCCTGTATGCAAAAGCACTGATGCTAAGGATAAAAGACTTCGGGTGTCTATTTGGATTAGTTGGGATAACCATTCATATGTTATCGATTGTGGTCCCGATTTTAGACAACAGATGCTCGCTTGCAACTGTCAGAAATTAGATGCAATTTTATTTACGCATGAGCATGCCGATCACACTGCAGGTTTGGATGATATACGTCCGTTTAATTTTAGACAAGGCGAAATGCCAATTTATGCACACCAACGTGTTATAGATAATTTAAAAAGACGTTTTGATTACGTATTCGAAACTGTAAATAAATATCCAGGAGCACCATCAGTTAAAACAATTGAAGTAATTAATGATGAACCGTTTGCTGTGGGAAATAAAATAGCAATCCCAGTAAATGTTATGCATGGTGATCTGCAGGTTTTTGGTTATCGAATAGACGATTTTGCTTATTTAACAGATGTAAAAACCATAGAAGATGCTGAAATTGATAAATTAAAAAATCTAAAAGTATTAGTGATAAATGCATTACGTGTAGAGCCACATGATACCCATTTTAATTTGCAGGAAGCACTAGATTTTATAACTTTGGTTCAGCCAGAAGTGGCTTATTTAACACATATTAGTCATGTATTAGGATTTCATGAAGAAGTACAAAAAATGCTTCCTAAAAATGTTTATCTGGCATATGATAATTTAGAAATCACAATTTAA